The Anabas testudineus chromosome 5, fAnaTes1.2, whole genome shotgun sequence region CCATTTTCACTTGGCAACGTTTCAACAGAACACATGAACTTCATCAACTACTAATGTCataatatttagatatttaccaaacaaaaacacaagtaaaaaatGCTCAGGAACAACTCCCATCTTGATTCAGGTTACAGAGTCCCTGTTCTGACGAGTCCCAAAATGTTGCAGCATGTTTAAAGTGGCTGAGAGTGCGGCACTGTGGTTCATTATCCGGTCTTGGGTTGTGAAACAACATAATCTGGGTTGTACGCCGGCTGTGTTAGGTAGTCTGTGTTCGGGGGTGGTGCGTTAGGCTGTGGCTGAGCAGGAGGTTGAAGAGGATATGGTGTCTGGCCAGGGGTATATGCAGCCTGGCTGTACGGCATTAGATTTGGAGGGTAGACAGGGCCAGCtggacacagaaagaaaacatgatgaaaGGGATAAAAAGAGTTTGGACAGAAAGCACATTTCAGTTTAGTCTAACCAAGTAACCACAAATGTAACATTTCCAAACTCCAGATGACTCAACTGCACACTAGAAGCAGTTATTCCACCTCCACTTCCTACTGCAGACCCAAAATTGCATAATAACGTATCATTACAATATGTTGAACAAAGTATTTATGAATATCCTGTGtttataaatacacatgtacaaaacagaaaaacactttttttggGATAATgttaatctttaaaaacaaaacaaacttcatTAGTGTCCATTGCcctgaaaaatgttttagaatTACAGCCCTTTTAGAACGTGCAACTAAATccagtatatatataaatagaaaagaaaaacacactcactggcTTCCTGATATGTTGGAGGTGGTCCTGCTGTGTATGGTTGTCCCTGGTAGGGCATTGTGGGCATGGGCTGAGCAGCATAGCCCTGGTGCATGGGATGGGATCCATATCCTGGCTGCACTGATGTGGCCTGGTATGGCGAATACTGGTAACCCGGAGGCTGCGCGGGTGTTGCTACTGGCTGCTGGGGGTACTGCTGAGGAGTGGTAGTGACCACTGTGGTGTGGGTGGTGGTAGTCATCACAGCTGTAAGCAAATACAACACAGAAATGCACTTAACATATGCTAGGTGGAGGTAGTATGTGATTATTTTAGGTTGCTGTAATGAACAAAAGTTAAAGGTTAGAAAATGTGGTCAACTGTTGTAAACCACAATTTTATGCTTAACATGTTAGATAACGTCACTCAGCAGGTCTGTTTGACCAACAGCAGCACTCAACTGCCCCAAATATATGTCCAGTATAAGATTAAACTTTATTAGTCCGAGAAGGGAAATTCTGAATGTATGTCAACAGGTTAGCCAGCATGTGTTTAAGAGTATAACCTCCAACACAGAGACCTGTAGTTTAATTTTGCAATGTTAACAACATAACATTTCACAGTTAAAACAAAGGAGAAGTTAATATTTCAAGCAGATATATTTCCTTTGTTTCAGAAAAAGGCAGCAAGGCTGAACTCACACCACAACTTCTGCATTTATGTAACTTTATCAAGTTGACAGTGAAACTAAAAAACATAACACAGCTGAGAAAGAAACCATATTAAGGATCTGAGCATCTAAAATGGTCCTGTCCAACAACTGTTGGTTAAATTAGTGCCACTAATGTTCTTACATGGTTGcctttgttatattttaatgGAGGATGATTAGAGTGACTCACAATATTAAACTATCAGTGTTTTTGAAGCAATATACATCCTGTGACTGTCCAGCAACCAAAATCAGTCTCATGTCATATTAAGGTATTACCTTGCTACAGCAACTACATTAATATTACCAACAGTGTTTAtacctttttccttttcacaatGCTGTCTGTTTTATCAATAGATTAAGTGGAGTAAGTGGAGCATACTccgaggtaaaaaaaaacaacaaaaaaacaaaaaaacaaaaacaaacaaaaaaccacaTGGATATTCTGTATGGAACGTACAGTGCAACAGTTCCTTGTTGCACTGTACGTATTGATATAAAGAGAAATATCAATAGACCGCTctcaaactgaacaaaacaatgaaatctgATGATCTGGAGATATAAGTGTGCTTTATCTATCATTTATTGAAGATTGTCTTCTCTGAAAGTTTATGTCGACTCTAAAAATATCATGTCTTCAAGTTTGGATCTGATTCCGTTATGACTCACGGAAGGAGTACACcctttcatttcacacagtTGGTGAAATGCCTACTCTCTCCTTCCATAATGGTCCACTTCAACTCTGATGCCCCGCCTGGTGAGGCACGCAAAACTTAGcattaacaataaaacaattacacGTTAAAGCTATGATTGTCACAGAACATGTTTCTTGCTCGACATAAGTGTAATGTTGTATAAATAGGCAAATCTATAAATGCTCATCAAGTTTCCACTTCAAGCGTAAAACTGTCATAGTGTTGTAATAAACTGCTCTGAAAAAAATTTGACAAAAACCTGAACACCATGAGCAAGCATAGttgtctgtttgtgcatgtatgcCTTTATTCTCTTGTGTGAACTAATTTTGTTCAAATACTACTTCTTGTGAGGACAAGTTCAAAAGGGatagggaatgcattatgtcagtaTTGTCCTCACAAGTATCGTgagacatgactgtgtgtgcttATATGTGTCATCCTCCGACAGAGTGGGAGTCTTCATGACCACTTCCTGTAAATGCTGTGGGATGGTCTTGAGTTTTCCCCGCTGTGGTTGCTGTGGAAACACTGAGTCACCAGAGGTGGAGCTCTGACATTCCTGGATGTGATCCTCACATGCAACACCCAAGTCAGGGAATTCACACACAAGCTAGTGTTTTAGCCTCCCACTGTCCTCTGCCAGGCTTTGTTCTCCGCATGGCAAAATCTGAGGAAGTTGGCTGAAAGACCAAACTGACAGGAAGTACAAGTGTGTGTCAAGTCAGGTGCTCTCCTCTACTGAGAAATTTTAGGAATTAATTTAGAGCAGCAGATAAAAAGGTGAATATCTAGGTAAAGAGACTAAAAATATGAGATTACTCCTGTTACTGCTATATTTCTCTTAGATTTTGTTATTTGGATCCAAGATGTATTAGAaaccattaaaaacagcagcCTCTCCTGGGAGTGTTACCAGTCAAGCTTACTTCTGAGGAATTTGAATATTCAAACCTACagatgggggtgggggttcCTTTCATACACAAAGACTTATTAGTATAATTCTGATGTctcgtttaaaaaaaaacaacaaaaaaaaaaaaaaaacaggttttgtAGGAACTGCTAAACTGCTAAAAACTGGGAGTGGTTACAGCAAAAGTGCTGCTCAGTTGTGTGTGAAATATCCATATCAGATACTAGATtctaataaatataacaaacacaTTACTGTAGTAACACATTACAGTAATCTAAGTGATGCAAATAAATCTGTAGTGCTTACAGACTTACTATGTTAATGTGAAAGCAAGAAAACTATTGTAGGTAAAGTGCAGAGTTGTAACACTAAGACGAAGAGAGCTTTGCTTGGGGTCGTTTCCTGTGTGGTGTAGGCATAACCGTGCAGTgctccttttctgttttcaagATAGTTGTTCAGAGCAGACTTCTAGAAGCCAGATTTATTCAAAACTGCTAAGCATCTTAGCACTGCTTGAATTTGCTTGTGCAGAAAGTTGTATTTATGATATCTATGCCTTAAATTCATAGCATTGAAAATAAATAGGCCCTGACttgtaaaaacagcagtgagcCTTCAAATCACAAAACAGCAATTATCTCTGATGACTACAGCAAATCCTTAACCCTCAGGATGCACTGCTCACTGCAGAAGCCAAGTGAAACTTTGCATTGCATGTTGAATGATgacaaacataaacatcaaATAAGGAACTAGGAGTTTTGGACTTACGGAATAAAGCACATTGGTTACTGTTGTCAGTGTCACATTAGAACCAGTCCGCACTCTATCACCCAGTGACTGTTATTAGTCAGACTAAGAAACTGCAGTAATGAAAATCATGTGGTGGGTGGGCCAACAGTCCTCAAATCAGTCCCCTGATGTTCTGCTTTCAAAACTAGACAAACAAATACTCCAACACACTGGAAACCAAGAATGACACTTTGTGATTTTTTGACGCTTTTTTGTATCTGTGTAGGTCAAAAAGCAAAATCTCCAGACATGTTGGTTGTGTGCATGAAACCTGCCCACATGTAGcaaaagacagcagcagaggacaTAGCATCACCAAGCTGTCAAAACACTTCTCAGTGGTTTTACTAATGATTCTATTATGTGCCTTGAGTCCAGGTTGATCTAAGGTTTGGGGCTAATGTGAAGAAAAGAATCCGGGAGAGTTTAGTACACAGCtgatatatatattgtataaacAAGGTCAGATTTTTCCTGAGAATGCAGAGCAAAATGCAAATGATCAGTTAGAATAAAcaatgctgttttcttttttgggaATGTTCTTGCACTTTAGAAAGGAGGTAAAACAGAGCataacaaacatacacaaaacatgcagtatgttGTTGTGGATGATTAAATGAGCCTTTACAGTGGTTGACATGCATTTTCTCAAATTGCTATTAGCAATCACTATCTGTAGCAGCTCAATGAAATAAACCCATGGGGTTGTTGAGTTTTGACTATACCACTAAATTCGGTGGCTTACAGATTACAGTGCCTCATAACATTGATGGAATTactttgttatttgttttctatttaagtTTCTGTTTATCTTAAATGCCTGCTGTGCTATTCTTGTGTGAACCTGCTGTTCAGGTAGACCCAGGATGTGATGAAATCAGGATCTCAAGAACTCATAAACAGTACAACCAGAGATATTGAAACAATAGCTATAATATAACCTATAAATCTTTCCTATTAGACAATATTTATATTGTCTGCTGACAAAAAAGCAGCTAGTTCTCCATCTTAAATAACATTATTAGACTACTTACGTCGTGGCTTGCGGCACATCTTGTACAGGCAGCAGCAGGGAC contains the following coding sequences:
- the LOC113153760 gene encoding protein shisa-5-like isoform X1; amino-acid sequence: MASGLSAVVVLALCVALAPCVSAGDDCKAYTDQSYTYHIPKTCYRGSFCCGSCYNRYCCSLRSYELSEDEQDECYSGFSFRSSPMPMVMGIGISIIFVLIFICCCVCPCCCLYKMCRKPRPVMTTTTHTTVVTTTPQQYPQQPVATPAQPPGYQYSPYQATSVQPGYGSHPMHQGYAAQPMPTMPYQGQPYTAGPPPTYQEATGPVYPPNLMPYSQAAYTPGQTPYPLQPPAQPQPNAPPPNTDYLTQPAYNPDYVVSQPKTG
- the LOC113153760 gene encoding protein shisa-5-like isoform X2, coding for MASGLSAVVVLALCVALAPCVSGDDCKAYTDQSYTYHIPKTCYRGSFCCGSCYNRYCCSLRSYELSEDEQDECYSGFSFRSSPMPMVMGIGISIIFVLIFICCCVCPCCCLYKMCRKPRPVMTTTTHTTVVTTTPQQYPQQPVATPAQPPGYQYSPYQATSVQPGYGSHPMHQGYAAQPMPTMPYQGQPYTAGPPPTYQEATGPVYPPNLMPYSQAAYTPGQTPYPLQPPAQPQPNAPPPNTDYLTQPAYNPDYVVSQPKTG